One stretch of Armigeres subalbatus isolate Guangzhou_Male chromosome 2, GZ_Asu_2, whole genome shotgun sequence DNA includes these proteins:
- the LOC134213624 gene encoding uncharacterized protein LOC134213624, producing MTPTRGKKLKTATSYTQRRRRLRHMASYASSMGSPKIPREESVTRPITSGHSSTPQQARDTNNNIAIINPNVRHYLTGAFIYKMVSEGKSDGDLRLHVFEQYEVKVRRNQLEPRTIESIASEFSAAATGKAMYVTSMYLAQRQVPKVCFQESLLELQRKAFWKINQKYRTSVDFQRKYVETIRHEYDPNAGGVFKYISTASLNVSGC from the exons ATGACTCCCACTCGCGGTAAGAAACTCAAGACGGCAACCAGTTACACTCAACGTCGTCGACGATTGCGTCATATGGCTAGTTATGCCTCATCGATGGGCAGCCCGAAGATTCCAAGAGAAGAGTCAGTAACTCGTCCGATAACATCCGGTCATTCGTCAACACCACAGCAAGCTCGTGATACCAACAACAATATAGCGATAATAAACCCAAACGTGAGACACTATCTAACGGGAGCCTTTATCTACAAGATGGTCTCGGAAGGGAAATCGGATGGTGATCTGCGCCTACACGTGTTCGAGCAATACGAAGTAAAGGT ACGTCGCAATCAGCTGGAACCCAGGACCATTGAATCCATTGCTTCCGAGTTCTCTGCTGCTGCAACAGGCAAGGCAATGTACGTAACCAGTATGTACCTGGCTCAGAGGCAGGTCCCCAAGGTTTGTTTTCAGGAAAGTCTGCTCGAGTTGCAGCGGAAAGCATTCtggaaaatcaatcaaaaatatCGAACCAGCGTGGACTTTCAACGAAAGTATGTTGAAACCATTAGACACGAGTATGATCCAAACGCGGGAGGTGTTTTTAAGTATATTTCAACGGCTAGTTTGAACGTGTCCGGATGTTAA